A region of Haliotis asinina isolate JCU_RB_2024 chromosome 7, JCU_Hal_asi_v2, whole genome shotgun sequence DNA encodes the following proteins:
- the LOC137290611 gene encoding 3'-5' exoribonuclease HELZ2-like produces MDPLSLLEQLESFFATPEGSIMGQAIQNMMSETKDMEDLLQEGIEKVMKSEFRPIDWKTLVTSMKVCLSPAGFPEKTRALILICQFTEYALTQGCDIFQAFHYFYRTMILLDIAANLDGKEPGRELVINMACSCTGSLLWRTLFLDSNMWRMNETSTLRMLRDLRELVFENMKENPAFSYFLCLDLIRAYMVAGRGFPLKQKTRTRGDLILLLAKCSYQAGQYRLCTRYSKEACELFDCSSYIPYELWARALHKSGQYRAALDKVECAKECIQDKKIKEHLQKYMDQLHQEMSASMQQPTAEPDADWLTGTNISTTQLQQARAQQVKNAHVKKKRHSRPTRREPVEPIHVSHHDWLRDGAMQNGNSVSRQNTRNALPLPTAGQTGMAPSLLSVESNPLLQYTAWDTSSGDDGSDLEDAFELRGSSSSQHEENEPEVTKVVDEKLDKTWYEESKEMYDNCMDTKITCGMEMEVETESIEANEFKQTRPHFYRQMEPVFELRRLMATMPDKYKQCKIEFESSHKAVCKVLPGGETYRDIEIHGRSKCGQTFNNDEVCVEILSEPQSNPVSGHVIYKRTEEDDKVYGRVVGVLNSNFREESHIVMACTCDDDEGFLMHPLCKTVPKIHVLNGVTKKKYPSLTKYRIDTYEINEKGKLRFKKYFDVKPGLRGRYVFLVVYLTWGIHHVYPLGAVVDILDCGTDFKGGLKILEMQYKVPTYFPQDSVAHIGKILEKKAVDNDGRVDCTGLEVFTIDPAHSKDLDDALSISKKDDHYLIGVHIADVAAVVKKGDPVDREAQKRATSFYPCESRTHHMLPEPLSEGLCSLLPHEEKLALSVFFHMEKSGKLLKEPAVMKTRIKSSCKLSYEDAQKIIENEEVSDVSQSLKDSITLLHEIAQSLRKDRLNDSRFAVPFEDPRFIETEILEQNMEAHALVEEFMIKANTSIAQWLRKKFPHSIPIRCQPPPSTEDVQKFVQSEEKFLDFVVNLQGREVLPGKKVASKNWVAKGNTVRKETLPVQRNIWLQILDGVHNGTLDKTVRNMCKDEVHPFQAIALQYWRSIMESAEYKCSVLSENELSHFSLKIKMYTHFTSPIRRYVDLVVHRLVHAALDGTPCPYSATEITDLCVHINNATSRQKHFSNGCQALKRAAKISQRPMVFNAVVEKVTDSGAELCIPSLKHISSRSKELPFNLMDFSKKPEEKQDPWSSKTIITGKWKKRLYDCTGCPSQLTYSKMLEKQQGAKQKRLKQVVSVVDPNQHVYFVDTQTWAKMLNALFSQDLKTLKKMVNSQPQDRQELTSGEPVRDMVTSEYGDGSIKFQQCKFTLCFKPGRVIKVQMVANPMKGLLTPQVRLFQVCKNLSLCLSHIEDPVGVLSKYATESAKKNIESISEYHRAWLPLLEMESATSAVRSEENATINNVNIEFKRNQGKNKTFYKGTFTFPSSFVHERCIEFGGKPLEKLKEEGDEDDDERDNFGRREFSSIDYLCIRCKIDQNKPKPRETEDEDISTKVIEVSCPLKKDEKPTKPSKRSKSAEKRRSRRKAVAVECALKEKKQYEGPGLQADACSQADTYTWVGHAQILKVRRRKDKEMESDFVTVTFSINANSGSVPEELFPSCTGIVEVIFKSEVDRRTMRMVQSLNGDKSDLASCIALHRRPPKLDKDRLDYGKKMEKEVPVQGLPLNNPMQHEAIHRALCSSFTLIQGPPGTGKTYTGIKLVYLFNKINKFLHLEGVDVERKQVLFCGPSNKAVDLVARLLLRKLGDACPNIIRLYGSNIVAQDYPVPKRTFMSKRSMRDLRSDPELFHVSLHHMIRKTGKPHAEEIRMYDKLFRTNPESVTVSHIKKYGKLVYNAACEELTKCDVILCTCLVAGTRKLTQSTRIFQVIIDECAMSTEPQSMIPIIATKAKQVVLIGDHKQLRPIVQCKLAAELGLDQSLFERFAAEATFLNTQYRMHPRICDFPSEEFYSGRLTTSPSVAWKGEPLALWPVPRVPHVLCHVEGVEESLSVSVEEGNEQSKSNREEVDKVVEVFTWLVQKGGVLPRYINVMSQYNAQCSKIREALSKYYQNINVNTVVASQGGEWDYVIFSTVRSLPHYKIEKRPTLGWSKHNLGFITDANQINVALTRSHKGLIIIGNENLLRTDKIFQKLIDKYQKQGCLVDGSEFPRRYHSDHKKRRPPVPGLEWKTA; encoded by the exons AGCACACTACGAATGTTGCGAGACTTGAGAGAGTTGGTGTTTGAGAATATGAAGGAGAATCCAGCATTCTCATACTTCTTGTGCCTGGACTTGATCCGGGCATACATGGTTGCGGGAAGAGGGTTCCCCCTCAAGCAAAAGACAAGGACACGAGGTGATCTCATTCTTCTTCTGGCCAAGTGCAGCTACCAAGCA GGGCAGTACAGACTCTGTACCAGATACAGTAAGGAGG CCTGTGAACTGTTTGACTGCAGCAGCTACATTCCCTATGAACTCTGGGCAAGAGCTCTACACAAGAGTGGACAATACCGTGCAGCACTGGACAAGGTTGAATGTGCTAAGGAATGCATTCAG GACAAGAAAATAAAGGAACATCTTCAGAAGTACATGGACCAACTGCATCAGGAGATGTCTGCCTCTATGCAGCAGCCAACAGCAGAGCCAGATGCTGATTGGTTGACCGGGACAAACATTAGCACCACTCAG TTGCAACAAGCACGAGCCCAGCAGGTGAAGAACGCTCATGTGAAGAAAAAACGGCATTCAAGAC CAACAAGACGAGAACCTGTGGAACCAATCCATGTCAGTCACCATGACTGGCTCAGAGATGGAGCAATGCAGAATGGGAACAGTGTATCTAGACAAAACACAAGGAATGCCCTACCCCTTCCTACTGCTGGACAAACAGGCATGGCCCCCTCACTGCTCAGTGTTGAGAGTAACCCGCTTCTTCAGTACACAGCCTGGGACACATCAAGTGGGGATGATGGATCAGATCTTGAGGATGCTTTTGAGCTTCGCGGATCATCCTCATCTCAACATGAAGAGAACGAACCAGAGGTGACTAAAGTTGTAGATGAAAAGTTGGACAAGACATGGTATGAAGAAAGTAAAGAGATGTATGACAACTGTATGGACACAAAGATTACATGTGGAATGGAGATGGAAGTGGAGACTGAGAGCATTGAAGCAAATGAGTTTAAACAGACCAGGCCTCATTTCTATAGACAGATGGAACCTGTTTTTGAGTTGAGGCGACTGATGGCAACTATGCCTGACAAGTACAAGCAGTGCAAGATAGAGTTTGAGTCATCCCACAAGGCTGTGTGTAAGGTCTTGCCAGGAGGGGAAACCTACCGTGATATTGAGATACATGGGAGATCAAAGTGTGGGCAGACATTCAACAATGATGAAGTCTGTGTGGAGATTCTGTCAGAGCCTCAGTCCAATCCTGTATCTGGTCATGTGATATATAAGCGAACCGAAGAAGATGACAAGGTGTATGGACGAGTTGTTGGTGTCCTCAACAGCAACTTTAGAGAAGAGAGCCATATTGTAATGGCCTGcacatgtgatgatgatgaaggttTTCTTATGCATCCTCTATGCAAAACTGTGCCAAAGATCCATGTCTTGAATGGTGTAACAAAGAAGAAATACCCTTCCTTGACTAAATACAGGATTGACACATATGAAATCAATGAGAAAGGAAAACTGCGgttcaagaaatattttgatgtGAAACCAGGACTTCGAGGGAGATACGTGTTCCTAGTAGTCTATCTGACCTGGGGTATTCATCATGTCTACCCTCTTGGAGCAGTGGTAGACATCTTGGACTGTGGCACCGACTTCAAGGGAGGTCTCAAGATCCTCGAAATGCAGTACAAGGTTCCTACATACTTTCCACAAGACTCAGTTGCTCATATTGGTAAAATTCTGGAAAAGAAAGCTGTTGATAATGATGGCAGGGTTGACTGCACAGGACTTGAAGTTTTCACAATAGATCCTGCACATTCGAAAGATCTAGATGATGCTTTGAGTATCTCTAAGAAAGATGACCACTATCTGATTGGAGTCCATATTGCTGATGTTGCGGCAGTGGTGAAGAAAGGGGATCCTGTTGACAGAGAGGCTCAGAAAAGAGCGACAAGCTTCTACCCATGTGAGTCTAGGACTCACCATATGTTACCTGAACCATTGAGTGAAGGCTTGTGTAGCCTGCTACCACATGAAGAAAAACTTGCATTGTCAGTTTTCTTTCACATGGAAAAATCAGGAAAACTTTTGAAAGAACCAGCAGTCATGAAAACAAGAATTAAATCATCCTGCAAGCTGTCGTATGAAGATGCccagaaaattattgaaaatgagGAAGTGAGTGATGTTTCACAAAGTCTTAAGGACAGTATCACACTGCTACATGAAATTGCTCAGAGTTTGAGGAAGGACAGACTGAATGATTCCAGGTTTGCAGTTCCATTTGAAGATCCCAGATTTATTGAGACAGAAATCTTAGAGCAGAATATGGAGGCTCATGCCCTGGTAGAAGAGTTTATGATCAAAGCCAATACATCCATTGCTCAGTGGCTGAGAAAGAAGTTCCCTCATTCAATCCCCATCAGATGTCAGCCTCCACCATCAACGGAAGATGTCCAGAAATTTGTCCAAAGTGAGGAGAAGTTCCTGGACTTTGTGGTGAACCTCCAGGGACGAGAAGTCTTACCTGGGAAGAAGGTCGCTTCCAAGAACTGGGTAGCCAAAGGCAACACTGTGAGAAAAGAGACTTTGCCAGTCCAGAGGAACATCTGGCTTCAGATTCTTGATGGAGTGCACAATGGTACATTAGACAAAACGGTCAGGAATATGTGCAAAGATGAGGTCCATCCTTTTCAAGCTATAGCTCTTCAATACTGGCGGAGTATCATGGAGTCTGCAGAatacaaatgttcagtgctgTCTGAAAATGAACTGAGTCACTTCTCTCTGAAAATCAAAATGTATACACATTTCACGTCTCCTATCCGGAGATATGTGGACCTCGTTGTACACAGACTGGTACATGCAGCTCTGGATGGTACACCCTGTCCCTACTCTGCAACTGAAATAACTGACTTGTGTGTCCATATCAACAATGCCACCTCCAGACAGAAACACTTCAGCAATGGCTGCCAAGCTTTGAAGAGAGCTGCAAAGATATCACAGAGGCCAATGGTGTTCAACGCTGTGGTGGAGAAGGTCACAGATAGTGGAGCAGAGCTCTGTATTCCATCCTTGAAGCATATCTCAAGCAGAAGCAAGGAATTACCGTTCAACCTGATGGACTTCAGTAAAAAGCCAGAGGAGAAGCAAGATCCTTGGTCTTCAAAGACAATCATCACTGGAAAATGGAAGAAGAGGCTTTATGACTGTACTGGATGTCCAAGCCAGTTGACATATTCCAAGATGCTGGAAAAGCAGCAAGGGGCCAAACAGAAACGACTCAAACAAGTTGTGTCTGTTGTGGATCCTAATCAGCATGTGTACTTTGTGGACACACAGACATGGGCAAAGATGTTGAATGCATTGTTCAGCCAAGATCTTAAAACATTGAAGAAGATGGTCAACAGTCAACCCCAAGATAGACAAGAATTGACTTCTGGAGAACCAGTGAGAGACATGGTCACCTCAGAGTATGGAGATGGTTCGATCAAGTTTCAGCAGTGCAAGTTCACTCTGTGCTTTAAACCTGGGCGTGTCATCAAAGTACAGATGGTTGCTAATCCTATGAAGGGTTTGCTCACTCCACAAGTGAGATTATTTCAGGTTTGCAAGAATCTCAGTCTGTGTCTCAGTCACATAGAAGATCCAGTTGGCGTGTTGAGCAAGTATGCCACAGAATCAGCCAAAAAGAACATTGAGTCAATATCTGAGTATCATAGAGCTTGGCTGCCTCTCCTGGAAATGGAATCAGCCACATCAGCTGTTCGCAGTGAGGAGAATGCCACCATCAACAATGTGAATATTGAGTTCAAACGTAACCAAGGAAAGAACAAAACCTTCTACAAAGGTACATTCACTTTTCCATCAAGTTTTGTGCATGAAAGATGCATTGAGTTTGGAGGCAAACCTTTGGAGAAGTTGAAGGAGGAGggagatgaagatgatgatgaaagGGACAACTTTGGGCGAAGGGAGTTCTCCTCTATTGATTATCTATGCATACGTTGCAAGATTGaccaaaacaaacccaaaccaaGAGAAACAGAGGATGAGGATATCTCAACTAAGGTCATTGAAGTCTCTTGCCCTCTGAAAAAAGATGAAAAGCCAACAAAGCCCTCAAAGAGGAGCAAGTCAGCTGAAAAGAGAAGATCCAGGAGGAAAGCAGTGGCAGTTGAATGTGCCTTGAAGGAAAAGAAGCAGTATGAAGGACCTGGACTTCAAGCTGATGCCTGTTCACAGGCAGACACCTACACATGGGTAGGTCATGCACAGATATTGAAAGTGAGGAGAAGGAAGGACAAGGAGATGGAATCAGATTTTGTGACAGTCACATTCAGCATAAATGCCAACAGTGGTTCAGTGCCAGAGGAACTCTTCCCCAGCTGTACAGGCATTGTAGAGGTCATATTCAAGTCAGAAGTTGACAG ACGTACAATGAGGATGGTGCAAAGCTTGAATGGAGACAAGTCAGATTTAGCAAGCTGTATTGCATTGCACAGAAGGCCTCCTAAACTTG ACAAGGACAGACTGGATTATGGGAAGAAGATGGAGAAGGAGGTTCCAGTGCAGGGTTTGCCCCTCAACAATCCCATGCAGCATGAGGCCATACACCGGGCCCTGTGTTCCAGCTTCACACTCATTCAGGGGCCTCCAG GTACTGGCAAGACATACACAGGGATCAAGTTGGTGTACCTGTTCAACAAGATCAACAAGTTTCTTCACCTGGAGGGTGTAGACGTGGAAAGGAAACAGGTGCTTTTTTGTGGTCCATCCAACAAAGCTGTGGATCTGGTTGCAC GCCTGTTGTTGAGAAAGCTTGGGGATGCTTGTCCAAACATCATCCGGCTCTACGGCAGCAACATTGTGGCTCAGGACTACCCCGTGCCCAAACGCACGTTCATGTCCAAGAGGTCTATGAGAGACCTGAGATCTGACCCTGAGCTTTTCCATGTGTCTCTCCACCACATGATCAGAAAGACTGGTAAACCTCATGCGGAAGAAATAAGGATGTATGACAAACTGTTCAGGACCAATCCTGAATCTGTCACTGTAAGCCACATCAAGAAGTATGGAAAACTGGTGTACAATGCTGCCTGTGAAGAACTCACGAAGTGCGACGTGATCCTTTGTACATGCCTGGTTGCTGGGACTAGAAAGCTGACCCAGTCAACTCGCATCTTCCAGGTCATCATTGATGAGTGTGCCATGAGCACAGAACCACAGAGCATGATACCTATCATCGCCACCAAGGCCAAACAGGTTGTCCTGATTGGGGACCACAAGCAACTGCGGCCTATCGTACAGTGCAAACTGGCTGCAGAACTGGGTCTAGATCAGTCACTGTTTGAGAGGTTTGCTGCTGAGGCTACTTTCCTCAACACTCAGTACAGGATG caCCCTCGCATCTGTGACTTCCCATCAGAAGAGTTCTACAGTGGTAGACTCACCACAAGTCCATCTGTGGCATGGAAAGGTGAGCCACTGGCTCTGTGGCCGGTGCCGCGTGTGCCTCATGTCCTGTGCCATGTGGAGGGGGTGGAGGAAAGTCTCAGTGTGTCAGTAGAGGAGGGCAATGAACAGTCCAAGTCCAACAGGGAAGAGGTCGACAAAGTG GTGGAGGTGTTCACTTGGCTGGTTCAGAAGGGCGGAGTTTTACCTCGCTACATCAATGTCATGTCACAGTACAATGCTCAGTGCTCCAAAATACGAGAAGCTCTGTCCAAGTACTACCAGAATATCAATGTCAACACTGTTGTTGCCAGCCAAG GAGGTGAGTGGGACTACGTGATCTTCAGCACTGTGCGGTCTCTGCCCCACTACAAGATCGAGAAGAGACCCACCCTGGGCTGGAGCAAGCACAACCTGGGCTTCATCACAGATGCTAACCAGATCAACGTGGCACTCACAAGGTCGCACAAAGGACTGATCATCATTG GTAATGAGAACTTGCTGAGAACTGACAAGATCTTCCAGAAACTGATTGACAAGTACCAGAAACAGGGATGCTTGGTAGATGgtagcgaatttccacggcgaTACCACAGCGATCATAAAAAACGACGACCACCAGTTCCTGGATTGGAGTGGAAAACAGCTTAA